The Desulfatibacillum aliphaticivorans DSM 15576 genome includes a region encoding these proteins:
- a CDS encoding NUDIX hydrolase gives MTQPQANGKQTGVLDASTVILVRDGEQGPEVFLVSRTASAKSFAGAHVFPGGVVDKNDADPDLTLYAQQPETKGLEGFLGEGAQALGLYFCALRETFEESGVLFASGLPSEGVRALWKYRNPLGKGEIPLAQMVKDTDLRLRPDRLAPHRRWITPEHIKKRWDTRFFLAKLPEGQEPAADEGEVTQGLWIRPEKGLEEYQAGRLNLMPPTFMNLWALCGKKNADEILAASENQEISPVLPQPFAKGEVMGLLLPHDPEYSIPEYKQPPRTDEPSRIVMENGRWMPCL, from the coding sequence ATGACGCAACCCCAGGCGAACGGCAAACAAACAGGCGTCCTGGACGCTTCGACGGTCATCCTTGTGCGGGACGGGGAGCAGGGGCCCGAAGTCTTTCTGGTCTCCAGAACTGCGTCAGCCAAGTCTTTTGCCGGGGCTCACGTTTTTCCCGGAGGCGTTGTGGACAAAAATGACGCAGACCCGGATTTGACCCTCTATGCGCAACAGCCCGAAACCAAGGGCCTGGAAGGCTTCTTGGGGGAAGGCGCACAAGCATTGGGATTATATTTCTGCGCCCTTCGGGAGACCTTTGAAGAATCCGGAGTGCTTTTCGCCTCCGGCCTTCCCTCCGAGGGAGTCCGCGCCTTGTGGAAGTACAGAAACCCTCTGGGAAAAGGGGAAATTCCCCTGGCGCAAATGGTCAAGGATACGGATTTACGCCTGCGCCCGGACAGGCTGGCGCCTCACAGGCGCTGGATTACTCCGGAGCATATTAAAAAAAGATGGGATACGCGATTTTTTCTGGCCAAGCTGCCCGAGGGGCAGGAGCCTGCGGCGGATGAAGGGGAGGTGACGCAGGGCTTGTGGATCCGGCCGGAAAAGGGTCTGGAGGAATACCAGGCGGGCAGGTTGAACCTCATGCCGCCCACGTTCATGAACTTGTGGGCTTTATGCGGCAAAAAGAACGCGGATGAAATCCTGGCGGCCAGCGAAAACCAGGAAATCAGTCCGGTTCTGCCTCAACCCTTCGCGAAAGGGGAGGTCATGGGCCTGCTGCTTCCCCATGACCCGGAATACAGCATTCCGGAGTACAAACAACCCCCCCGCACGGACGAACCCTCGCGGATCGTAATGGAAAACGGCAGGTGGATGCCCTGTCTGTAA
- a CDS encoding STAS domain-containing protein, protein MEDNQAPAPRNFSVSQDMDGVYVLKGELTIHDLEYLKEFLESSAIRSGKVALSFSELVFADTASLQFLASFKRGMGIAHGLVIEGLSPEMEKILRISGLAAHLL, encoded by the coding sequence ATGGAAGACAATCAGGCGCCCGCTCCCAGAAATTTTTCCGTGTCCCAGGACATGGACGGCGTTTACGTCCTCAAGGGCGAACTGACCATCCACGACCTGGAATACCTGAAGGAATTCCTGGAGTCCTCCGCGATTCGATCCGGCAAGGTGGCGCTCTCGTTTTCCGAATTGGTCTTCGCCGATACGGCGTCATTGCAATTTTTGGCGTCCTTTAAACGGGGCATGGGAATCGCCCATGGACTGGTCATTGAAGGCCTTTCGCCCGAAATGGAAAAGATCCTGCGGATCAGCGGACTGGCCGCCCATCTGCTATAG
- a CDS encoding response regulator, which yields MQKHILVVDDSPTIRSSVSFCLRNAGYEVAMAEDGEDALEVLSTMRREGNVPSLILTDINMPKMDGITFIGKVKQTEFKFLPILVLTTESERDMIEKGKAAGASGWLIKPFHPEQLLWAIKKLMWTR from the coding sequence ATGCAAAAGCATATTCTGGTAGTAGACGACTCTCCCACCATCAGGTCTTCGGTTTCCTTTTGCCTGCGCAACGCTGGCTACGAGGTGGCCATGGCCGAGGATGGAGAGGACGCCCTGGAAGTTTTAAGCACCATGCGAAGGGAGGGAAACGTTCCGTCCCTGATCCTTACGGATATCAACATGCCTAAAATGGACGGCATCACTTTTATCGGCAAGGTTAAGCAAACCGAGTTCAAATTCCTGCCCATATTGGTGCTGACCACCGAATCCGAAAGGGACATGATAGAAAAAGGCAAGGCCGCCGGCGCCTCCGGCTGGCTGATCAAGCCTTTTCACCCGGAACAGCTGTTGTGGGCCATTAAAAAACTCATGTGGACCAGATGA